Proteins co-encoded in one Papaver somniferum cultivar HN1 chromosome 5, ASM357369v1, whole genome shotgun sequence genomic window:
- the LOC113280449 gene encoding F-box/LRR-repeat protein 12-like, translating to MYSGITDKGLEALAKCCSETVDLSGSDSITDSGISFLIKNCSKLDTLSIRFCRKISGIGFLGCPQTLTNLEAKGCRFIPEGISAIVSGGGLECLSFSSVNNEEVWILSKGCPLLKKLDLSNCEDIELQGWEAIGRNCKNLEHLYVYRCKKLSDLGLEALGNGCDKLSKIFVGDENSCSSSGLEIFKRKKPDVMFVMYGE from the coding sequence ATGTATTCTGGTATTACTGATAAAGGTTTAGAAGCCCTGGCAAAATGTTGTTCAGAGACAGTTGACCTCTCGGGTTCTGACTCAATTACTGATTCAGGGATAAGTTTTCTCATAAAAAACTGCTCCAAACTGGATACACTTAGTATTAGGTTCTGCAGAAAAATAAGTGGTATTGGCTTTCTAGGGTGTCCACAGACCTTAACCAATCTTGAAGCAAAAGGATGCAGATTTATACCAGAGGGGATTAGCGCAATTGTTAGTGGTGGTGGGCTTGAATGTCTAAGTTTCTCATCAGTTAATAATGAAGAAGTTTGGATACTTTCGAAAGGTTGTCCTTTACTAAAGAAACTTGATTTGTCAAATTGTGAGGATATAGAGCTACAAGGGTGGGAAGCTATTGGCAGGAATTGCAAGAATTTGGAACACCTTTACGTGTACAGGTGCAAAAAGTTAAGTGATCTAGGGTTGGAAGCTTTGGGAAACGGGTGTGACAAGCTTTCCAAAATTTTTGTAGGCGATGAAAATAGTTGTAGCAGCTCTGGTCTtgagattttcaagagaaaaaaacCAGATGTGATGTTCGTTATGTATGGCGAATGA